A DNA window from Hydrogenophaga taeniospiralis contains the following coding sequences:
- a CDS encoding glycerophosphodiester phosphodiesterase family protein produces the protein MSFLPRILGLAVLGLAAASALAQSPSATQSRSSHGVVERPSHVQLGPRPFFLVDGMADGPLKRELQQCARRGDFKPREFSIGHRGAPMQFPEHTRESYVAAARMGAGILECDVTFTKDKELVCRHAQNDLHTTTNILVTPLAAKCTQPFVPAVLDADGKVVTPAKAECRTSDITLAEFKTLRGKMDASNPAARTPEQYLGGTANWRTDLYSGPSSGTLLTHAESIELFKQLGVKMTPELKSTSVTMPFDGFTQQAYAQKMLDEYKRAQVAPRNVFAQSFNIDDLLYWVKNEPAFGQQAVYLDDADSPKDLPDLATLKGYKAQGIHIWAPPMFALLTAEGGKIVASQAAKDAKAAGLGLITWTLERSGVLADGNNGWYYQTFDSAVKDEGDMLTALHVLAKDVGVMGVFSDWPATTTFYANCMNLR, from the coding sequence ATGTCGTTCTTGCCCCGCATTCTGGGTCTGGCCGTGCTCGGCTTGGCCGCCGCGTCGGCGCTGGCCCAGTCGCCGTCCGCCACCCAAAGCCGTTCGTCCCATGGCGTCGTCGAGCGTCCGAGCCATGTCCAGCTGGGCCCGCGCCCGTTCTTTCTGGTCGATGGCATGGCCGATGGCCCGCTCAAGCGCGAGCTGCAGCAGTGCGCGCGGCGCGGTGATTTCAAGCCGCGCGAATTTTCCATCGGTCACCGCGGTGCACCCATGCAGTTCCCCGAGCACACACGCGAGTCCTACGTGGCGGCCGCGCGCATGGGCGCGGGCATCCTCGAATGCGACGTGACCTTCACCAAGGACAAGGAACTGGTCTGCCGCCACGCGCAGAACGACCTGCACACGACGACCAACATCCTGGTGACGCCGCTGGCGGCCAAGTGCACCCAGCCTTTCGTGCCCGCCGTGCTGGACGCCGATGGCAAGGTGGTGACGCCGGCCAAGGCCGAGTGCCGCACCAGCGACATCACGCTGGCCGAGTTCAAGACCCTGCGCGGCAAGATGGACGCTTCCAACCCGGCCGCGCGCACGCCCGAGCAGTACCTGGGCGGCACGGCCAACTGGCGCACCGACCTGTACTCGGGCCCGAGCAGCGGCACGCTGCTGACACACGCCGAAAGCATCGAGCTGTTCAAGCAGCTGGGCGTGAAGATGACGCCCGAACTCAAGAGCACCAGCGTGACCATGCCGTTCGACGGCTTCACGCAGCAGGCCTACGCGCAGAAGATGCTGGACGAGTACAAGCGGGCCCAGGTGGCGCCGCGCAACGTGTTCGCCCAGTCGTTCAACATCGACGACCTGCTGTACTGGGTGAAGAACGAGCCGGCGTTTGGCCAGCAGGCGGTCTACCTGGACGACGCCGACTCGCCCAAAGACCTGCCCGACCTCGCCACGCTCAAGGGGTACAAGGCGCAGGGCATCCACATCTGGGCGCCGCCGATGTTTGCGCTGCTGACCGCGGAGGGCGGCAAGATCGTGGCCTCACAGGCGGCGAAGGATGCCAAGGCGGCGGGCCTGGGGCTGATCACCTGGACGCTGGAGCGCTCGGGCGTGCTGGCCGATGGCAACAACGGGTGGTACTACCAGACCTTCGACAGCGCCGTGAAGGACGAAGGCGACATGCTCACCGCCCTGCACGTGCTGGCCAAGGACGTGGGCGTGATGGGCGTGTTCTCCGACTGGCCCGCCACCACCACCTTTTACGCCAACTGCATGAACCTGCGTTGA
- a CDS encoding serine hydrolase domain-containing protein produces MPLSRREFLLAGASAPLLAACATDLTRYSGEPLPALATRLGVCAASHVTLKAGRPGAPVLVSGCTSASPLPSDPVFQAASLTKPVIAFAALKLVRDGQLDLRASVSRYLPEGYVHRQKPFNSANDNPVDHVPASTLARIPLGTLLNHSSGLPNWTRGPLSPEFEPGERWQYSGEGYMLLQAVISAVTGQDIESVVAQRVFDPLGMRHSRLRLTDDIRAQVLDGTSWLGGRVRFDIREPNAAASLYTTAADYARLLAAWLADPALLALTLAHPMPAKPALGLAWGQGWGIETAAGGPYLWQWGNNPGFRAFAMVSVASRNGFVLLTNSERGMPLAASLAHATVPAEHGVFRFDALG; encoded by the coding sequence ATGCCTCTTTCCCGCCGTGAATTCCTCCTCGCGGGCGCCAGCGCCCCATTGCTGGCTGCCTGCGCGACCGACCTGACGCGCTACAGCGGCGAGCCGCTTCCTGCCCTGGCCACCCGGCTCGGCGTCTGCGCGGCGAGCCATGTCACGCTGAAAGCCGGCCGGCCCGGCGCTCCGGTGCTGGTGTCGGGCTGCACGTCGGCAAGTCCGTTGCCTTCCGACCCGGTGTTCCAGGCGGCGTCGCTTACCAAACCCGTGATCGCTTTCGCGGCCCTGAAGCTGGTTCGCGATGGGCAGCTTGATCTGCGGGCCTCGGTCTCGCGTTACCTGCCCGAGGGCTACGTCCACCGTCAGAAGCCGTTCAACAGCGCGAACGACAACCCTGTCGATCATGTGCCCGCGAGCACGCTGGCGCGCATCCCGCTGGGCACCTTGCTCAACCACAGCTCCGGTTTGCCGAACTGGACGCGCGGCCCCCTGTCTCCCGAGTTCGAGCCGGGCGAACGCTGGCAGTATTCCGGTGAGGGTTATATGTTGCTGCAGGCCGTCATCAGCGCCGTGACGGGGCAGGACATCGAGTCGGTCGTGGCACAGCGTGTGTTTGATCCGCTCGGCATGCGGCATTCCCGCCTGCGGCTGACGGACGACATCCGCGCACAGGTGCTGGACGGCACTTCGTGGCTGGGCGGGCGCGTGCGGTTTGACATCCGCGAGCCCAACGCGGCGGCGTCGCTCTACACCACGGCTGCGGATTACGCGCGCCTGCTGGCGGCCTGGCTGGCGGACCCCGCCTTGCTGGCGTTGACGCTGGCCCATCCCATGCCCGCCAAGCCGGCACTGGGGCTGGCCTGGGGCCAGGGCTGGGGCATCGAGACCGCGGCCGGCGGCCCCTACCTCTGGCAGTGGGGCAACAACCCGGGGTTCCGGGCCTTTGCCATGGTTTCGGTCGCTTCCCGCAACGGGTTTGTCTTGTTGACCAACAGCGAACGCGGCATGCCTCTGGCCGCTTCGCTGGCGCACGCCACCGTTCCGGCCGAACACGGTGTGTTTCGCTTCGATGCGTTGGGTTGA
- a CDS encoding tetratricopeptide repeat protein: MNAILKAHSSAWLDSKTYRLAWLMGPLAVAILVFGSGFWITPSNNLRVLPVPLSYTDEEGGKIDAGLKANDPVTLQALRAAAADDDLRALNYMGLLYDPTSARLGGVPPNFDVALTYFEKAAALGSVNALVNAGKMLSSSHKPDEACSYFQKAFKADASRGDAMAEAGYCMATENGVVAAEKAKGIGLMESAGAAGTVRAYALLGITYMIQTPPDVKQAISNFEKAVAGNIDDFGYSHNELGSIYLHGASGVPQDYKKAIDHFQKGYEQGSEKSAADLSFVYSTGTYGAPIDYKKAVEYASFAAKAGNSIGHYNLYIFYLNGRGVRKNYNVAANHLLNAIALGYKNALEGAKNDTYPIEFIRALQSRLARAVLFNGAINGQGSAQLIQSLESVFDSKRVFE; this comes from the coding sequence ATGAATGCCATCCTCAAAGCACATTCCAGCGCCTGGCTGGACTCAAAGACCTATCGGCTGGCCTGGTTGATGGGGCCTTTGGCGGTCGCCATACTCGTTTTCGGATCCGGGTTCTGGATTACTCCAAGCAATAACCTTCGGGTCCTGCCAGTGCCCTTGTCGTATACCGACGAGGAAGGGGGAAAAATTGACGCTGGCTTGAAGGCAAATGATCCTGTCACGCTACAGGCTCTTCGCGCTGCTGCTGCTGATGATGATCTGCGCGCGCTCAACTACATGGGGCTGCTGTACGACCCAACATCCGCGCGTCTTGGTGGAGTACCGCCGAATTTTGATGTTGCACTCACTTACTTTGAGAAAGCGGCGGCCCTTGGAAGCGTCAACGCCTTGGTGAACGCGGGAAAGATGCTCAGCAGCAGCCACAAACCAGACGAGGCCTGCAGCTACTTTCAAAAAGCCTTCAAAGCTGATGCCAGTCGCGGCGACGCCATGGCAGAAGCGGGATATTGCATGGCGACCGAGAATGGAGTTGTCGCAGCCGAGAAGGCCAAAGGGATTGGGCTGATGGAGTCTGCCGGGGCAGCCGGAACTGTCCGCGCCTATGCCCTTCTGGGCATTACATACATGATTCAGACGCCGCCCGACGTCAAGCAAGCCATCAGCAACTTCGAAAAGGCTGTCGCAGGCAATATTGATGACTTCGGCTACTCACACAATGAATTGGGCTCCATCTACCTTCATGGGGCATCAGGGGTTCCTCAGGATTATAAAAAGGCCATCGATCATTTTCAGAAAGGATATGAACAGGGTTCGGAAAAAAGTGCGGCCGACTTGTCGTTCGTTTATTCCACAGGCACCTATGGTGCACCTATCGATTATAAAAAAGCGGTCGAGTACGCGAGTTTTGCGGCTAAGGCAGGTAATTCGATTGGACATTACAACCTCTACATTTTTTATTTGAATGGACGGGGGGTGCGAAAAAATTACAACGTGGCGGCAAATCACTTGCTTAACGCCATAGCCTTGGGTTACAAAAATGCTTTGGAGGGCGCAAAAAATGATACCTATCCGATTGAATTCATTCGCGCCCTTCAATCTAGGTTGGCAAGAGCGGTTTTATTTAATGGGGCCATCAACGGTCAAGGAAGCGCTCAATTGATTCAAAGTTTGGAGTCGGTGTTCGACAGCAAGAGAGTGTTCGAGTAG
- a CDS encoding AAA family ATPase, translated as MNATDIRTSFAAYLGLQVLALLALLAGFHFAASHPWSTLLASGNLFRLSLLLIIGAIGTYIALKLSATIDARRAMRAGSTVRPILITSDEEAEPERLDPVQACLNRLDSMTGLQAVKDEVRGLVARIQVEQRRAEAGLSVTAMSQHMVFSGAPGVGKTEVARILGDIFKALKVVRKGHVVEVDRAALVAGYVGQTAIKTLEKCKEALDGVLFIDEAYTLAGDAQGGQGFGQESIDTLLKFMEDNRSRIVVIAAGYPREMATFINSNPGLASRFTKQLHFANYAEDELLDIFANMAAAQQFTLPGHYKNIVRPWLSVRANDRAWANAREMRTLLERAREEHALRIASTLSESLTELNEADLIAALGRSR; from the coding sequence ATGAACGCCACGGACATCCGAACAAGCTTTGCAGCGTATCTCGGTCTGCAGGTGCTGGCGTTGCTGGCGTTGCTGGCAGGGTTTCACTTTGCCGCCAGTCACCCATGGAGCACGCTTCTTGCATCGGGCAACCTCTTTAGGTTGTCCTTGCTTCTGATCATTGGTGCCATCGGAACATATATCGCGTTGAAGCTCAGTGCGACCATCGACGCTCGACGCGCCATGCGTGCAGGGAGCACTGTTCGCCCCATCCTCATCACCTCCGATGAAGAGGCGGAGCCTGAGCGCCTGGACCCTGTACAAGCCTGTCTGAATCGCCTGGACAGCATGACCGGGTTGCAAGCGGTAAAGGATGAGGTCCGAGGTTTGGTCGCGCGCATACAGGTGGAACAGCGCCGCGCCGAAGCAGGACTCAGTGTCACTGCGATGAGCCAGCACATGGTGTTCTCGGGTGCGCCCGGTGTCGGCAAGACCGAAGTGGCCCGGATCCTGGGCGACATCTTCAAGGCACTGAAGGTGGTCCGGAAGGGCCATGTGGTCGAGGTGGATCGCGCCGCGCTCGTGGCCGGGTACGTCGGACAGACCGCCATCAAAACACTGGAAAAGTGCAAGGAAGCCCTTGACGGTGTTCTTTTCATCGATGAAGCCTACACATTGGCAGGCGATGCACAAGGGGGCCAGGGCTTTGGTCAGGAGTCGATCGACACCCTTCTCAAGTTCATGGAGGACAACCGCAGCCGGATCGTTGTGATCGCCGCCGGATACCCCCGTGAAATGGCAACATTCATCAATTCAAATCCTGGACTGGCCAGCCGGTTCACCAAGCAATTGCACTTCGCCAACTATGCGGAAGATGAATTGCTCGACATCTTCGCCAACATGGCGGCGGCACAGCAGTTCACGCTCCCGGGTCACTACAAGAACATCGTCCGTCCCTGGTTGTCTGTTCGTGCGAATGACAGAGCCTGGGCCAATGCACGCGAGATGCGGACTTTGCTGGAGCGGGCGCGTGAAGAGCATGCTCTTCGCATTGCGTCGACCCTCAGTGAAAGCCTCACCGAACTCAACGAAGCAGACCTGATTGCAGCGCTTGGGCGCTCGAGGTAA
- a CDS encoding AAA family ATPase, with translation MNASSIRFYIPLLLITVFGVFLTVWITTPEKAPWVGMAYSETVTKIAVALLLFSVALLLTYASARLAIRGTTYESNGVWRSFVAPPAFESSESPNKPIEQIESMVGLNSVKREINSLLSRLQIEQQRRLQNMSVTATSQHMVFTGPPGVGKTEIARQLGAVYRTLGVLESGHLVEVDRSDLVAGYVGQTAERTLAICKRALDGVLFIDEAYSLADGSADGGGFGKEAIEVLLKFMEDHRSRIIVIVAGYPNEMRRFVSSNPGLASRFAKTIDFPAYRPSELFAIFQRIARERQYELPDAGLERLLKPWFADRMKSAEWGNARSIRNLFERVCEEQANRLATSAEFGHTIQHISLDDIESAIAKL, from the coding sequence ATGAATGCATCCTCTATTCGCTTCTACATTCCTCTACTTCTGATCACCGTATTCGGCGTTTTCCTGACGGTCTGGATCACCACCCCGGAAAAGGCCCCTTGGGTCGGCATGGCATACAGCGAGACCGTCACCAAAATCGCTGTTGCACTGCTCCTTTTCTCCGTTGCGCTGCTCCTGACATACGCCTCGGCCCGTCTGGCGATTCGGGGCACCACCTATGAGTCGAACGGCGTATGGCGCAGTTTTGTGGCTCCACCCGCGTTCGAATCTTCTGAGTCCCCGAACAAGCCCATCGAGCAAATCGAGTCCATGGTCGGGCTCAACTCGGTCAAACGCGAGATCAATTCACTCCTCTCACGCCTTCAGATCGAACAGCAGCGCCGTTTGCAGAACATGAGCGTCACGGCGACGAGCCAGCACATGGTGTTCACAGGTCCCCCGGGTGTCGGTAAAACCGAGATCGCACGCCAGTTGGGCGCCGTGTACAGAACGCTGGGCGTGCTAGAGAGTGGACACCTGGTGGAAGTGGATCGTTCAGACCTGGTGGCCGGGTATGTCGGTCAGACCGCTGAACGCACCCTGGCCATCTGCAAACGTGCGCTCGATGGTGTGCTGTTCATCGATGAGGCCTATTCCCTGGCTGACGGAAGCGCCGATGGCGGCGGATTTGGCAAAGAAGCCATTGAGGTTCTGCTCAAGTTCATGGAAGACCACCGCTCACGGATCATCGTGATCGTCGCGGGCTATCCCAATGAAATGAGGCGTTTCGTCTCCAGCAATCCTGGCTTGGCCAGCCGGTTCGCAAAGACCATCGACTTTCCGGCATACCGACCATCGGAGCTCTTCGCCATCTTCCAGCGCATTGCCCGGGAGCGCCAGTATGAGCTTCCCGATGCAGGACTGGAGCGTCTGCTCAAGCCGTGGTTTGCCGACCGCATGAAGTCAGCCGAATGGGGCAATGCCCGATCCATCCGCAACCTGTTCGAGCGGGTCTGTGAAGAGCAGGCCAACCGCCTGGCCACGTCTGCGGAGTTCGGCCACACCATTCAACACATCTCCCTGGACGACATTGAGTCGGCCATCGCGAAGCTGTAG
- the queC gene encoding 7-cyano-7-deazaguanine synthase QueC has translation MQNQPPHHTSALVLFSGGQDSTTCLAQALSRYPRVETLGFDYGQRHSVELQARTVVLRELRERFPAWSERLGEDHVLDLAVLGKVSETSLTRDMAFRMEASGLPNTFVPGRNLLFLTLAAALAYRRGIQVIVTGVCETDFSGYPDCRDDTMKALQVALSLGMDHRFLIDTPLMWIDKAATWRLAEELGQASGVPGGGQALVNLIVEHTHTCYLGDRAHRQDWGYGCGSCPACELRARGWAGYRYPR, from the coding sequence ATGCAAAACCAGCCCCCCCACCACACCAGCGCACTCGTCCTGTTCTCGGGCGGCCAGGACTCCACCACCTGCCTGGCCCAGGCTCTCTCGCGCTACCCGCGCGTCGAAACCCTGGGCTTCGACTACGGCCAGCGCCACAGCGTCGAGCTGCAGGCCCGCACCGTCGTGCTGCGCGAACTGCGCGAGCGCTTTCCCGCCTGGAGCGAGCGCCTGGGCGAGGACCACGTGCTCGACCTCGCCGTGCTCGGCAAAGTGAGCGAAACCTCGCTCACGCGCGACATGGCCTTCCGCATGGAAGCCAGCGGCCTGCCCAACACCTTCGTGCCCGGGCGCAACCTGCTGTTCTTGACGCTCGCCGCCGCGCTCGCCTACCGCCGCGGCATCCAGGTCATCGTCACCGGCGTCTGCGAAACCGACTTCAGCGGCTACCCCGACTGCCGCGACGACACCATGAAAGCCCTGCAGGTCGCGCTCTCGCTCGGCATGGACCACCGCTTCCTGATCGACACCCCGCTCATGTGGATCGACAAAGCCGCCACCTGGCGCCTGGCCGAAGAACTGGGCCAGGCCTCGGGCGTGCCCGGAGGCGGCCAGGCGCTGGTCAACCTGATCGTGGAACACACCCACACCTGCTACCTCGGCGACCGCGCGCACCGGCAGGACTGGGGCTATGGCTGCGGGAGCTGCCCGGCTTGTGAGCTGCGGGCGCGGGGGTGGGCGGGGTATCGCTACCCCCGTTGA
- a CDS encoding HDOD domain-containing protein, translating to MSQTILDSIALGYQPVWNRRRQLAAVRLRVLTQHAEAVDGSHLLRLLGGGWPVVAPTLILAISSPVLLQQALTSEPVPNTWVEVPGALFESTDGMAHLAMAVRRGHRLLRHADLAAVRGEAAAPLDVCSLLRLSAQEVFETLRLRPAEPGAVPARPSPILPGQLYEGVCNRALAEHCLDEAGAWGILGWPDDDVLHAYRHQPLGCDASVIGQIRQAIGLDSSLDLIERLVRQDPVLVYRLLQLVNSAAYGLRHEIESVRHALMMLGFTALSRWLADQLAGSTNDPALHPVRYAQVMHSRLAQHLLESGSTENLRAEVYTTALFSQLDVLLHLPMADLLNRLPMSGRVTSALLRQEGPYHVFLDVARAQADVEHLHRLPEVCERHEMSLEHANRSLIRMLTTSRDQGA from the coding sequence ATGAGCCAGACCATTCTTGACAGCATCGCACTGGGCTACCAGCCCGTGTGGAACCGGCGCCGCCAGCTGGCCGCGGTGCGCCTGCGCGTACTCACGCAGCACGCCGAAGCTGTCGACGGGTCCCACCTGCTGCGCCTGCTGGGCGGGGGCTGGCCGGTGGTCGCGCCCACCCTCATCCTCGCCATCTCGTCCCCGGTGCTGTTGCAGCAGGCGCTGACCAGCGAGCCCGTGCCCAACACCTGGGTCGAAGTGCCTGGCGCGCTGTTCGAGAGCACCGACGGCATGGCGCATCTGGCCATGGCGGTGCGCCGCGGGCACCGCCTGCTGCGCCACGCCGACCTGGCGGCGGTGCGCGGTGAGGCGGCCGCGCCGCTGGACGTGTGCAGCCTCTTGCGTCTGAGCGCCCAGGAGGTGTTTGAAACCCTGCGCCTGCGGCCCGCCGAACCCGGCGCCGTGCCGGCGCGGCCCAGCCCCATCCTGCCGGGCCAGCTGTACGAAGGCGTGTGCAACCGCGCGCTTGCCGAGCACTGCCTGGACGAAGCCGGCGCCTGGGGCATCCTGGGCTGGCCCGACGACGACGTGCTGCACGCCTACCGGCACCAGCCCCTGGGCTGCGACGCCAGCGTGATCGGGCAGATCCGCCAAGCCATCGGGCTGGACAGCTCGCTCGACCTGATCGAGCGCCTGGTGCGGCAGGACCCGGTGCTGGTCTACCGCCTGCTGCAGCTCGTCAACTCCGCCGCCTACGGCCTGCGCCACGAGATCGAGTCGGTGCGCCACGCCCTCATGATGCTGGGCTTCACCGCGCTCAGCCGCTGGCTCGCCGACCAGCTGGCCGGCAGCACCAACGACCCCGCGCTGCACCCGGTGCGCTACGCCCAGGTGATGCACTCGCGCCTGGCCCAGCACCTGCTGGAATCGGGCTCCACCGAAAACCTGCGAGCCGAGGTCTACACCACTGCGCTGTTCTCGCAGCTCGACGTGCTGCTGCACCTGCCCATGGCCGATCTGCTCAACCGGCTTCCCATGTCGGGGCGGGTGACGAGCGCCCTGCTGCGCCAGGAAGGCCCGTACCACGTCTTCCTGGACGTGGCGCGCGCCCAGGCCGACGTGGAGCACCTGCACCGCCTGCCCGAAGTCTGCGAGCGCCACGAGATGAGCCTGGAGCACGCCAACCGCTCGCTCATCCGCATGCTCACCACCAGCCGCGACCAGGGCGCGTAG
- the flgL gene encoding flagellar hook-associated protein FlgL, whose protein sequence is MRVATANSYDNTIAALNKRQAELSTLQEHISTGKRVQRASDDPVAAVLSESAQNRLARAGADQRSLEASRSSLTQAESALGEAGELIQDVRDLLVAAGNGGYGSNEYKDLAQQIEGLRERLLGVVNQKDSFGRTLFGGLGGSSTPFVELYGPSGSGVVRFDGQRGQEATGINSLPQTLDGNAIWMRVPEGNGTFRLDLPAGNTGGVRTDMGQVTDPGALTGNDYSIGFAEVAGVMQYTVTNTTTATPVAGQVGVPYTAGSAIEFDGMSFVMQGQPDSGDSVELRPVTAPTDLFQVMQNAVDALRGASTGQTAQLTQAIGRSLTELDAGHDRVLLARAQAGEWLNRGEAVDGQLSDRMVAHESEKSRLEDLDMIKGISDFQNQQVGLQAALQSYAQVQRLSLFQYLG, encoded by the coding sequence ATGAGAGTCGCCACCGCCAACAGCTACGACAACACGATCGCCGCCCTGAACAAGCGCCAGGCCGAGCTGTCCACCCTGCAGGAACACATCTCCACCGGCAAGCGGGTGCAGCGCGCCAGCGACGACCCGGTGGCCGCCGTGCTCTCCGAAAGCGCGCAGAACCGCCTCGCGCGCGCAGGCGCCGACCAGCGCTCGCTCGAAGCCTCGCGCAGCAGCCTGACCCAGGCCGAGAGCGCGCTGGGCGAGGCCGGCGAGCTGATCCAGGACGTGCGCGACCTGCTGGTCGCGGCCGGCAACGGCGGCTACGGCAGCAACGAATACAAGGACCTGGCGCAGCAGATCGAAGGCCTGCGTGAGCGCCTGCTCGGTGTGGTCAACCAGAAGGACAGCTTCGGCCGCACCCTCTTTGGCGGGCTGGGCGGCTCGTCCACGCCCTTTGTCGAACTCTACGGCCCCAGCGGCTCCGGCGTGGTGCGCTTCGACGGCCAGCGCGGCCAGGAAGCCACCGGCATCAACAGCCTGCCGCAGACCCTGGACGGCAACGCGATCTGGATGCGCGTGCCCGAAGGCAACGGCACCTTCCGGCTCGACCTGCCGGCCGGCAACACCGGTGGCGTGCGCACCGACATGGGCCAGGTGACCGACCCGGGCGCGCTCACCGGCAACGACTACAGCATCGGCTTTGCCGAGGTGGCCGGCGTGATGCAGTACACCGTGACCAACACCACCACCGCCACGCCGGTGGCCGGCCAGGTCGGCGTGCCCTACACCGCCGGCAGCGCCATCGAGTTCGACGGCATGTCCTTCGTGATGCAGGGCCAGCCCGACAGCGGCGACTCGGTGGAGCTGCGCCCGGTGACGGCGCCGACCGATCTGTTCCAGGTGATGCAGAACGCGGTGGACGCCCTGCGCGGCGCCAGCACCGGCCAGACCGCCCAGCTCACGCAGGCGATCGGCCGCTCGCTCACCGAGCTCGACGCCGGGCACGACCGCGTGCTGCTGGCGCGCGCCCAGGCCGGCGAATGGCTCAACCGCGGCGAAGCGGTCGATGGCCAGCTGTCCGACCGCATGGTGGCGCACGAGAGCGAAAAATCGCGCCTCGAAGACCTGGACATGATCAAGGGCATTTCGGACTTCCAGAATCAGCAGGTGGGGCTGCAGGCCGCGCTGCAGTCCTACGCCCAGGTGCAACGCTTGTCCCTGTTCCAGTACCTGGGGTGA